Proteins encoded by one window of Marixanthomonas sp. SCSIO 43207:
- a CDS encoding CatB-related O-acetyltransferase, translating to MNIPDPHTVFPLPNYKNLCFLKNCVTNPNIEVGAYTYYDDFEDVSNFEKNVKYHFDFIGDKLIIGKFCMIASGATFIMNGGNHLTEATSAYPFAIFGGAWQHAMEGKAYSTKGDTVIGNDVWIGHDATIMPGIHIGDGAIIATKAVVTKNVEPYTVVGGNPAKPIKKRFSEATIAKLLQLQWWDWDIEKITNHVDALTRHPETLF from the coding sequence ATGAACATACCAGATCCACATACCGTATTTCCGTTGCCCAATTATAAAAACCTATGTTTTTTAAAAAACTGCGTTACCAATCCCAACATTGAGGTGGGGGCATATACCTATTACGATGATTTTGAAGACGTTTCAAACTTTGAAAAAAACGTCAAATACCATTTTGATTTTATAGGGGATAAGCTCATAATAGGTAAGTTTTGTATGATTGCTTCGGGTGCCACCTTTATTATGAATGGAGGCAACCACCTAACCGAAGCCACTTCGGCCTACCCATTTGCTATCTTTGGTGGCGCGTGGCAACACGCCATGGAAGGCAAAGCCTATTCAACCAAAGGCGATACTGTCATTGGTAATGATGTGTGGATTGGGCACGATGCTACCATTATGCCCGGTATTCACATTGGTGACGGTGCGATCATTGCTACCAAAGCCGTAGTGACAAAAAATGTAGAACCCTACACTGTTGTTGGTGGCAATCCTGCAAAACCCATTAAAAAACGGTTTTCTGAAGCTACCATTGCCAAATTACTACAACTACAATGGTGGGATTGGGATATTGAAAAAATCACCAACCATGTAGATGCGCTTACCCGCCATCCTGAAACGTTATTTTAA